GAACTGGTGAGGTTAATCCTGTTTCTTAGGGTTGGCTAGGATTCCACCTATACTACTGCTCTCTTCAACATCCCAGGAAGAGTGAGATCCTAGCAGTGTTTAGGACAGGAGGTTTTTGGGGAGTAGGGAGGGGGTGTAGTTCAGTGTGTTACAGACAGCACAGGGACAGACCGAGCTGATGGTGAGGAGATACTTTTCTTGCAGTTTTTGGTCTAAATATAGACCAACGAAGAGCAAGACGTTTCCAGAGAGGCccagtaaaaatattaattaagtccctatttttatttcagtcacTTGCCCTCAGTGTTTTTCATATGTTTGTGATTGCATATTGCCATTTTTAAACATGAACTGGACTGTCCTTGAACACTGCACTTtcaagttatttttaaatatatttgtgcaaTTTTATTACATCTAACTTTGACTTTCACAAAAGTATAGGTAAAATACTGCTAATAGTGTTCCAGTTCtgattaaaatatttcagttataCCTGGTCACATTGCAGCAATCCGTATAATGTTTACTTTGTCAACAATATTTACCAAATTTGTAcatgtattgtaatattttattgcaCACCTTTCTCTTTACACAGTAAGTGCTGTATCAcaatattaaactatttttttctttttttcaaatggcAATGATGGTTAAAATCATAGCCTTTTGTTCTAAATTCACAAAATTTTATTGttgcttaaatatattttttcatttctttgaGAAGCAGACTTAGCCAATGGTGTACAGTATTTGACAGACATCCAGACATATTGTTTGAGATTATTTACAGTTTGCATTTCACTACTTTAGAAACTGTAGAGTACACTttaatatgttaattaaaaaaaaatgtcaaaaatcacACACACTATGTACATGTTTTAAGGAAGAGCATACAAAATAACTTACTATATGCAATATTTCACAAATCGCAGGGTCAGGAAAgtcattttcatgtgttttccTGTATTTGGTCTCAAACCGGACAGGCCCGCTGAGCCAGCACCTGCGGTACTGTGTATCACCAGCAGGGGCGTCAAAAGGGTGAAACAATGTTGCTCATGACGGAAATACAGACTTGTGGCTAAAGTTAGCACCTGATATCTTGTGACATATGATGGTGGGGTATAGACCAGAGGCTAAGGCAGTTCACCTTATGAGTGGAGGTAAAATTACACTGCCAAAGCTAAGCTGTGTAAAGTTATTCACAAAAGTAGAAATCAGGTAAGTCCTACCTTTAAGAACCTGAATATAGGCATGACATTGATTCATTTTACatgatatttataaatacatattgtgtgtgtgtgtgtgtgtgtgtgtgtgtgtgtgtgtgtgtgtgtgtgtgtgtgtgtgtgtgtgtgtgtgtgtgtgtgtgtgtgcatgataatATAGATTAGGTATAGGTACAACTCGAACTTCTTCATATTCAATATCGCGAAACAGCGCCACCCAAAGGGCGTTAGGTCTACTGCATGTCCTTCAGCGTGGAAGACGTTGTAAAATTCcataaaagtaaatacattattttatatggaGCTGTGTGCTCTAAAACAGTGGGCATTACCATTATATGATGGTCGTTATAGTTATATGTGTAGATTATCCCAACATATGCATGAgaacaaaaatagaaaataatataatgaaaaaatgtttcataattctaaatttattttcattgctCTACATTAACATCACACAGTATAAATTCGTTCAGATCTTCCCGATTCCAGAATCTAGTAATCCAGTAATCCATAAGACTTTCCATTTACTCACATTCAACCATTTGCATTGTATAGACACAATTCCATCTTAGACTTCAAATAACCCAAAGCACGTGTTagtgttaatgttttaatataattacagTGTTTTCAGAATATTTAATGCAAACATAACACATTTACTAAAGAATGAAAGCTTAAAAAGAATTAAAATTGAAGTGTAGAAGCATGACATAGCCTGACAGTCCTATTAGAACACacttatgaaaatgtatattttagtgtATAATACTAAAACACATATAATTgccaaaaaaagtgaaaaaggcaCTTTCCCTCTTCTAGTCTTGCTTTAAAATTttatatcagtttaatatcttGCTTCATACCTCCCACTTTCTACTTGCCTACAAGGCACATTATAGCTTTACATCCGATCAATCTTTTTATTCATAGTAGAGAAATGGTACCCATCATTTCATGTTGTTTCATCCCACCAAGGCCATTGGGTATTTTCTCATAAAAAGCAAAGCAAGAAAAGTTTAACTTAGGCACTAGAAAAGCTCACACAAGTGATTGAAATGGATGTCATACCTGTTTGGCAAAAGCATCATTCACAGTGAGAGCAAGCACATTCACATAATATGTCATAAAGATAAAGCAGTGCTTTCAGAATTTCAGCACAATTCCCTGCAGTTCACATGCCTTTCTAAATGTTTAGTCAAAACCTCGGCATACGCAGCATAAGGAGGTTAAAATGAGCACATGCATCAACAATCCATTCTGATCCTCGTCAAACAAGAAGCAAAGGCTTTTGTGCAATGCTTTAGACAAACACAGGCCTGCAGTCTAACCTCAAGAGATGTTTAAAGAGATAAAGGATGGATAACATCACAAGTAAAGGGCATGGCAGAGGCCAGAAGAGATAACAACTAAAAAGCAAGAGTAAAGCAAGGGGGTAGTTGGTACCATCTCTCCACttgaggatttttttatttatttaaattgattcaAGCCACTGTCACATTCTTTGTACACTTCTTTCATCTCTCTGTCACTAAGCCTTTGATAGAACTCGAGCAAATACATCTCTTGGAACATTCTATACCACGTGTACACAAACCTTCAATGATTCTAAGCTCCATTATCTTCGGTCACAGCTGGATTCTGtaatatatatagtttacatACCCTTTATCACTCCATCCTTATGGCCCAAAGTGAAAAAAATAGCGAAACAATTGATTGTTATCACTTATTTTCCTTGTGGCCCCAGTACATGGCAAACCTTATTATTataagacattaataatgttattaatttatttaattactcTCAAAAGTAGTGACTGTGCAATTGTTTCTGAGGGTTAAACATGTTGATTTGGTGTAAAATAAATTAGATGTGAACTGAAATAGAAACATGAATCATAGTACTTATCTCAATACTGTGAAGAAACTGAACAATACATATACAGATGTAGGCATCTATGATGTTGCTGCATACTctagttttaaaataattgtgtctTAAAATTgtgaacatgcaaaaaaaaaaaaatatttgactgatattttttgttatataactGTAGTCTAACAATTCATTTAGGAGTACAGAGCTCAAGCAGAGCTCAAGTGTTCTTTCATATGGTGGTCATTACTGTCACAGTGGATTCTCAGTAATGAATGGAGCCAGGCCTCCACACATTGGGTTGCAGACCCATGCTTGATGTACTGAAGCGGGGTCTGGGTACCCGTAGGTTCTGGCTGCTCCCAGACCCTGAGGATCGCACACCAACAGACAGTGGACTCAGCTCAGGGGTGCTCTTAAACTGCTTGGCTGCTTGGAATGGGGTGTAGGCCTGCCCAGGAGTGGGTTGTGGGATAGGCATTAAATTGGTTACAGGGGCAGAGGATATTTTGGGGAGAGCAGGCAGGGCTGCTGTCGGAGCAGGAAGTGGTGGTGAGAATGGCACTGCAGGCCTTGGAGCAACAGGAGGCGGGGAAGTGACATCATTACGCCACATTGGCTCACCGAGAGTTGTGGCAGAGCGAGGGGCGATTATAGTAGGTGTCAGAGATGTGGGTGCAGACATGGGAGTAGGAGTGGAGAAACGTTTGATTTCATACACACGGCTTGATTTAACAGGGACCTGCTTTGGTGCGTTAAGGGATTTACCTGTCATGCCAATACCATTTTGCTGCTGCTGATAAGTGGCAGTGTTTTGAGGGACTCCACCTCCATAACTGAACATAGATGAGTTGAGCTGGTATGGCTGTCTGCTCACAAAGTCAAGAGCCTTTATACCCTGTTTGTGTTGGCCAGGCACTGTTTTAACCCCAACTTTGTTTGCATCATTTGCCTTGGTGCCACGCTGGGCCATTGGAGGGCAAGAAGGTGACAGCAGTGGATTATAATTAATGGGTGGTGGGGCTCGGATGTTTGGAGAGTATTTCCAGTGAGCTGGGAGGGAGGGTGTAGGTGAAGGATCACGAGGATGCGCTGGAGATTTGGGCTGTTTATCCACCACATAGCGGTCCATGCGACTCTGTCTGCGTGCAAACAGCTCCCCACCTTTACCTTGCATCTGAGGCATCTCAGGAGCTGTATGAGCTGGTTTAGCAGCCACTGGTGGTGGCATCTTGTACCCCTGTGCCTGCATGAAGTTGCAAGCCTCTGCACCCAAGTTGAGAAAATCTTCTTCGGGGCCAGACTCAAATCCAGCCTCTACACCCAAACGGGATCTGTCATCCAAGTTCTGCACTAGAGACAGTAGCTCAGGGTTGTAAGATGGAGCCTTCTTCTCCTCATTGGCACTGAACATTGGTTTCTTGGTGCCACAACAATGAGCATCCTGCAGGATTCCAGTGCGGCCAGCAGGGACTGAGACCCGCTGCTCTTGAGAAGAGATCCCATCAGTGGAGTTAGAGAGAGAATGCTGCTGGGCAACTGGTGCATTTGGTGTTCCTGGAGTAGTGGATGCCACAGAAATATATGGGTTGAAGGAGACTTTGTGTGCTGGGGAAGACTGCATATTTGGTGCTGTGGGAGCAAATCCATGGATAGGAGCAGGGGCAGGGTCACTGGGAAGACCTTGGGTATTTGTGAATGGGAGAGAGAAAGGCTGTGCTTGCACATGAACTGGTGGAGATGGCTGATATTGGGCAGAAACCACATGATGGTACGGATGACTGAGTGGCATTGCCTGTGTTTGGGGAGGAGTGTAAGGCTGAGCCATACCAGAAGGGGAACTCAAAGATGTTACATGAGAAGATGTTGGAGAAAAAGGGGCTGAGGTGCTGGAAAAGGTTGGGGAGTAGAGTGGAGCGTTTGAAGGGGGAGGAGAAAATGGACCTGAAGTGATTGAGGATGGAGAGAACACAGATGAAGGACCATTGTAGGTAGCTGGTCTGGCAGGGATATACAGTGATGTTGTAGAGATGGCTTTTTTCCCTTCTGAACCAGCAGGTGAGAAGAGAGCTGGAATATTTGCCATAGACACAGTCTGAGCCTGTGATCCAGCCTTTTTGGCAGGGCTGGGCCTGAAGACTACTGGAGCAGTTGCTGCTCGGTGGCTCACACAACCAGGGGCAAATGGCCTGGCAGTTCTGTTGTGCACTGAGCTGGCAGTCGATGAGTCTGCTTGCTCTGGTAATGCTCCTGCCATGGATGACACAGGTGTCTGGCCTGCCGAGGACAACACAGCACTTGTCCTGCTCACCACCAAAGGTTCCCCATTTACCATAATGGTACTATGAAAAGTTGGGGGTGTGACTGGAGTAACTGGGGTATATGACAGGGCCGAGTCTCCCTGATACTGTGGCATGGAGAAAGCAGTGGGTGTTACCAACTTTGACTTATGTTCTTCTACTCTTTTCCTCTGTTGTTCAAAAAGC
This portion of the Carassius gibelio isolate Cgi1373 ecotype wild population from Czech Republic chromosome A12, carGib1.2-hapl.c, whole genome shotgun sequence genome encodes:
- the LOC128025294 gene encoding synaptopodin 2-like protein, which gives rise to MVAEEVVVTLSGGAPWGFRLQGGVEHQKPLQVAKVRKRSKASRAGLRETDELVSINDVSCGTLSHADAMNLIDSSRGTLHVRIKRAPAAYQSVVLLDRALSPRIDKEYQAALRALSPPLTSERSGVNGASLMSSTDGLEWFTSPPDSEAYYGETDSDADVAAQEKQRRQRRRSPSSSPAKSPGQAAPWEEETSELSGYESAQDVCMYPQTHIWPVSDLEEIGIQQQREMPGVARREVVYQPPQDEWSHQAENSSENSDQSPSGAAEVDSGFQEPPTVPPPLVSPERAKEALMHASHRQMVPMVGPVDNPVDEELTVTYLDKAKQAKLHRGESLQDKQVKEARSKCRTIASLLTDAPNPHSKGVLMFKKRRQRAKKYTLTCFGSIDGESCSNTEGETEDESLFPGSESELDEDCFSAAPDPTWDSGYLDILDKRTSACVVPERDAENSPGLNATSGKGAQLFEQQRKRVEEHKSKLVTPTAFSMPQYQGDSALSYTPVTPVTPPTFHSTIMVNGEPLVVSRTSAVLSSAGQTPVSSMAGALPEQADSSTASSVHNRTARPFAPGCVSHRAATAPVVFRPSPAKKAGSQAQTVSMANIPALFSPAGSEGKKAISTTSLYIPARPATYNGPSSVFSPSSITSGPFSPPPSNAPLYSPTFSSTSAPFSPTSSHVTSLSSPSGMAQPYTPPQTQAMPLSHPYHHVVSAQYQPSPPVHVQAQPFSLPFTNTQGLPSDPAPAPIHGFAPTAPNMQSSPAHKVSFNPYISVASTTPGTPNAPVAQQHSLSNSTDGISSQEQRVSVPAGRTGILQDAHCCGTKKPMFSANEEKKAPSYNPELLSLVQNLDDRSRLGVEAGFESGPEEDFLNLGAEACNFMQAQGYKMPPPVAAKPAHTAPEMPQMQGKGGELFARRQSRMDRYVVDKQPKSPAHPRDPSPTPSLPAHWKYSPNIRAPPPINYNPLLSPSCPPMAQRGTKANDANKVGVKTVPGQHKQGIKALDFVSRQPYQLNSSMFSYGGGVPQNTATYQQQQNGIGMTGKSLNAPKQVPVKSSRVYEIKRFSTPTPMSAPTSLTPTIIAPRSATTLGEPMWRNDVTSPPPVAPRPAVPFSPPLPAPTAALPALPKISSAPVTNLMPIPQPTPGQAYTPFQAAKQFKSTPELSPLSVGVRSSGSGSSQNLRVPRPRFSTSSMGLQPNVWRPGSIHY